The following proteins come from a genomic window of Trifolium pratense cultivar HEN17-A07 linkage group LG4, ARS_RC_1.1, whole genome shotgun sequence:
- the LOC123920030 gene encoding keratin, type I cytoskeletal 10-like: protein MKFILLLLFLVIISGVQAISNQDFNMNFTSEDTSMNQSYEQPHELNGNLDGKGNLEVSTRLNHKVVLMENNNENKHELSVTIRRGGGGRGGGGKGGGGSGRGGGRGRAAGGGAAAGIIGAGVIGGSTYRGTHHSNSSATLLSAGPHVCVSTLILCLSFWL from the exons ATGAAGTTCATATTACTTTTATTGTTCCTAGTAATCATTTCAGGTGTTCAAGCAATATCTAATCAAGatttcaatatgaatttcaCTTCTGAAGATACAAGCATGAATCAAAGCTATGAGCAACCACATGAGCTTAATG GGAACTTGGATGGAAAAGGAAACCTAGAAGTCTCTACAAGGTTGAATCACAAAGTTGTGCTTATGGAAAATAATAATGAGAACAAACATGAACTATCTGTTACTATAagaagaggaggaggagggagGGGAGGAGGAGGAAAGGGAGGGGGAGGAAGTGGAAGGGGAGGAGGAAGAGGCAGAGCAGCGGGCGGAGGAGCGGCTGCTGGAATTATCGGTGCTGGAGTTATTGGCGGTTCAACCTATCGCGGGACTCATCACTCAAACAGTTCTGCAACTTTGTTATCTGCAGGGCCTCATGTTTGTGTCTCAACACTTATTTTATGTTTGAGTTTTTGGCTTTAA
- the LOC123881395 gene encoding glycine-rich RNA-binding protein 8-like has product MATIQLKSYQMKMKISIFLALFLVIISCAQVISNEDEERSLIQSNEQARELIIGNSNGNGNIKASTRLNHKDVLVESQNEHKHELFVTITIGGGGGGRGGAGGGGGGGGKGTAGGAATGIIGGGVIVDPTVDYGQDDEYSQGHNTIRHNYLQLAFGFNYLVSVPIIIM; this is encoded by the exons ATGGCTACAATTCAATTGAAGTCATAtcaaatgaagatgaagatttcaATATTTCTTGCATTATTCCTAGTGATCATTTCATGTGCTCAAGTCATAtcaaatgaagatgaagagaGAAGCCTAATCCAAAGCAATGAACAAGCTCGTGAACTTATTATTG GGAACTCAAATGGAAATGGAAACATTAAAGCCTCTACAAGGTTGAACCACAAAGATGTTCTTGTGGAAAGTCAAAATGAACACAAACATGAACTGTTTGTTACTATAACAATTGGAGGAGGAGGTGGAGGAAGAGGAGGAGcaggtggaggaggaggaggaggaggcaAAGGAACGGCGGGTGGAGCGGCCACTGGAATTATCGGTGGTGGAGTCATCGTTGACCCAACTGTCGATTATGGGCAAGATGACGAATACAGTCAGGGACACAACACAATCAGACACAATTACCTTCAATTAGCTTTTGGTTTTAATTACCTTGTTTCAGTTCCAATAATAATTATGTAG
- the LOC123881704 gene encoding glycine-rich RNA-binding, abscisic acid-inducible protein-like isoform X1: MKMKISIFLALFLVIMISCVQVISNENEERSLIHTNEQAHEIIGNSNGNGTIEASTRLNNKDVLVQTQNEHKHDLFVTIRKGGKGGGGGGIGGRGMGRGGGAAAGIIGGGVIGGETVHHGHNHVHNHGHNQGHNYFHVCVSTFILCLSFWF; the protein is encoded by the exons atgaagatgaagatttcaATATTTCTTGCATTGTTCCTAGTGATCATGATTTCATGTGTTCAAGTCATATCAAATGAAAATGAAGAGAGAAGCCTAATCCATACCAATGAACAAGCTCATGAGATTATTG GGAACTCAAATGGAAATGGAACCATTGAAGCCTCAACAAGGTTGAACAACAAAGATGTGCTTGTGCAAACTCAAAATGAACACAAACATGATTTGTTTGTTACTATAAGAAAGGGAGGTaagggaggaggaggaggaggaataGGAGGAAGAGGCATGGGGAGGGGTGGTGGAGCAGCAGCTGGAATTATCGGTGGTGGAGTGATCGGTGGTGAAACTGTCCATCATGGGCACAATCACGTGCACAATCACGGACACAATCAAGGACACAATTACTTTCATGTTTGTGTCTcaacatttattttatgtttgagCTTTTGGTTTTAG
- the LOC123881703 gene encoding glycine-rich protein 5-like isoform X1, whose amino-acid sequence MEELKKILVILIKKKGTYEWLWICSQPLVFGHSSQQTRDSNSCKEYLRLRPNMKVTSFVLFLLIISSAQTTSNEVEGRSLIQSNEQGKKSLMMENLNGNGTIEVSTSLNNKNATLASKYVHTHAMLKASSAGGRKGGGGFGGGGGKGGGGGGKGGGGAGVVGGGVAGGVIGGGIVGGCPPLIHLLLLPTIQLLPTIRLWIPLWIWTQIQQLL is encoded by the exons ATGGAAGAACTGAAGAAGATTTTGGTTATACTCATAAAG AAAAAAGGAACCTATGAGTGGCTATGGATTTGTTCTCAA CCTCTGGTGTTTGGACATAGCTCACAACAAACAAGAGATTCAAATTCTTGCAAAGAGTACCTTAGGCTTAGGCCTAACATGAAGGTAACATCTTTTGTATTGTTCCTACTGATCATCTCAAGTGCTCAAACTACATCAAATGAAGTTGAAGGCAGAAGCCTAATCCAAAGCAATGAACAAGGAAAAAAGAGCTTAATG aTGGAAAATTTAAATGGAAACGGTACCATAGAAGTCTCGACAAGTTTGAACAACAAAAATGCGACTCTGGCAAGTAAATATGTACATACACATGCAATGTTAAAAGCTTCATCGGCAGGAGGTAGAAAGGGAGGAGGTGGATTTGGAGGAGGAGGTGGAaagggaggaggaggaggtggaAAGGGAGGAGGAGGGGCCGGTGTAGTGGGAGGTGGGGTGGCAGGTGGAGTTATCGGTGGTGGAATTGTCGGCGGCTGCCCACCATTGATTCACCTACTGTTACTGCCCACCATTCAGCTACTTCCCACCATACGGTTATGGATACCCCTATGGATATGGACACAGATACAACAACTCTTATAA
- the LOC123881703 gene encoding glycine-rich RNA-binding protein 2-like isoform X2, whose translation MKLWRTYEKILHPLVFGHSSQQTRDSNSCKEYLRLRPNMKVTSFVLFLLIISSAQTTSNEVEGRSLIQSNEQGKKSLMMENLNGNGTIEVSTSLNNKNATLASKYVHTHAMLKASSAGGRKGGGGFGGGGGKGGGGGGKGGGGAGVVGGGVAGGVIGGGIVGGCPPLIHLLLLPTIQLLPTIRLWIPLWIWTQIQQLL comes from the exons ATGAAACTATGGAGGACTTACGAGAAGATATTACAT CCTCTGGTGTTTGGACATAGCTCACAACAAACAAGAGATTCAAATTCTTGCAAAGAGTACCTTAGGCTTAGGCCTAACATGAAGGTAACATCTTTTGTATTGTTCCTACTGATCATCTCAAGTGCTCAAACTACATCAAATGAAGTTGAAGGCAGAAGCCTAATCCAAAGCAATGAACAAGGAAAAAAGAGCTTAATG aTGGAAAATTTAAATGGAAACGGTACCATAGAAGTCTCGACAAGTTTGAACAACAAAAATGCGACTCTGGCAAGTAAATATGTACATACACATGCAATGTTAAAAGCTTCATCGGCAGGAGGTAGAAAGGGAGGAGGTGGATTTGGAGGAGGAGGTGGAaagggaggaggaggaggtggaAAGGGAGGAGGAGGGGCCGGTGTAGTGGGAGGTGGGGTGGCAGGTGGAGTTATCGGTGGTGGAATTGTCGGCGGCTGCCCACCATTGATTCACCTACTGTTACTGCCCACCATTCAGCTACTTCCCACCATACGGTTATGGATACCCCTATGGATATGGACACAGATACAACAACTCTTATAA